A section of the Euwallacea fornicatus isolate EFF26 chromosome 24, ASM4011564v1, whole genome shotgun sequence genome encodes:
- the LOC136346669 gene encoding short/branched chain specific acyl-CoA dehydrogenase, mitochondrial isoform X2, producing MESEKKINDTVLKVLFENGLMGIQTPSEHNGSECNFLTAVLIVEELSKVDPSVGALVDIHNTLVNSVYIRYGNKEQKEKYLPRLCTDMVGSFALTEPSSGSDAFALKTTAKKVGNDYVLNGSKMWISNSDLSGVFLVMANTDTSKGYKGITCFIVDRNTPGFTINKPEDKLGIVASGTCMLTLEDVKVPSSHILGEVGQGYKIAIDILNEGRIGIAAQMLGLAQGCFDATIPYTLERQQFGKSIFSFQGMQYQIAELAVEIEGARLLTYNAARLLETGVPYIKQAAMAKFYASEVAQRATIKCIDWMGGVGFTKDFPQEKFYRDAKIGSIYEGTSNIQLSTIAKAIQRQFSS from the exons ATGGAGAGTGAAAAAAAGATAAACGACACAGTCCTCAAGGTACTTTTCGAAAACGGG CTTATGGGTATTCAAACACCATCCGAACATAATGGCTCTGAATGCAATTTCTTGACAGCTGTATTGATAGTGGAAGAGTTGTCCAAAGTAGATCCCTCTGTGGGCGCTTTAGTAGACATTCACAATACCCTGGTGAATTCCGTCTACATTCGCTACGGCAACAAAGAGCAGAAGGAGAAATATTTGCCAAGACTCTGTACAGATATG GTGGGAAGTTTTGCCCTTACCGAACCTTCCTCAGGGAGTGATGCATTTGCCCTTAAAACTACTGCAAAGAAGGTGGGGAATGACTATGTTTTAAATGGGTCTAAAATGTGGATATCAAATTCTGATTTATCTGGGGTATTTTTAGTCATGGCGAATACAGATACCTCAAAG ggATACAAAGGAATTACCTGCTTCATAGTGGATAGAAACACCCCCGGATTCACCATTAACAAACCTGAGGATAAACTTGGAATTGTGGCTTCCGGGACTTGCATGCTCACATTGGAGGATGTGAAAGTACCCAGCTCCCACATTCTTGGAGAGGTTGGACAAGG CTACAAAATAGCGATAGATATATTAAACGAGGGGAGAATAGGAATAGCAGCACAAATGTTAGGATTGGCTCAAGGCTGCTTCGATGCAACGATTCCCTACACGTTAGAAAGACAGCAATTTGGCAAATCAATTTTTAGCTTCCAG GGAATGCAATATCAAATAGCCGAATTGGCAGTTGAAATTGAGGGTGCGAGATTGTTGACATATAACGCCGCCAGATTGTTAGAAACGGGAGTTCCTTACATCAAACAGGCAGCAATGGCAAAATTTTATGCTTCCGAAGTGGCCCAAAGGGCCACCATCAAATGCATAGATTGGATGGGAGGTGTTGGTTTCACCAAAGATTTTCCACAGGAGAAGTTTTATAG aGATGCCAAAATCGGAAGCATTTACGAGGGCACGAGTAACATTCAACTATCTACAATAGCCAAAGCGATTCAAAGGCAGTTTAGTTCATAG
- the LOC136346669 gene encoding short/branched chain specific acyl-CoA dehydrogenase, mitochondrial isoform X1 — MATTLLTQLIKNARNVPSRTFSVSIRRLKEGIAAAQSPLTQLSDDEAAMQETVSRLAKEQILPHVKTMESEKKINDTVLKVLFENGLMGIQTPSEHNGSECNFLTAVLIVEELSKVDPSVGALVDIHNTLVNSVYIRYGNKEQKEKYLPRLCTDMVGSFALTEPSSGSDAFALKTTAKKVGNDYVLNGSKMWISNSDLSGVFLVMANTDTSKGYKGITCFIVDRNTPGFTINKPEDKLGIVASGTCMLTLEDVKVPSSHILGEVGQGYKIAIDILNEGRIGIAAQMLGLAQGCFDATIPYTLERQQFGKSIFSFQGMQYQIAELAVEIEGARLLTYNAARLLETGVPYIKQAAMAKFYASEVAQRATIKCIDWMGGVGFTKDFPQEKFYRDAKIGSIYEGTSNIQLSTIAKAIQRQFSS, encoded by the exons ATGGCCACAACACTACTCACTCAG CTGATAAAAAATGCTAGAAACGTCCCTTCTAGGACGTTTTCAGTGTCTATAAGGAGACTAAAAGAAGGTATAGCTGCAGCACAATCACCCTTAACTCAATTGTCTGATGATGAAGCAGCTATGCAAGAAACAG tgtCTAGACTAGCCAAGGAACAAATTCTTCCGCACGTTAAAACAATGGAGAGTGAAAAAAAGATAAACGACACAGTCCTCAAGGTACTTTTCGAAAACGGG CTTATGGGTATTCAAACACCATCCGAACATAATGGCTCTGAATGCAATTTCTTGACAGCTGTATTGATAGTGGAAGAGTTGTCCAAAGTAGATCCCTCTGTGGGCGCTTTAGTAGACATTCACAATACCCTGGTGAATTCCGTCTACATTCGCTACGGCAACAAAGAGCAGAAGGAGAAATATTTGCCAAGACTCTGTACAGATATG GTGGGAAGTTTTGCCCTTACCGAACCTTCCTCAGGGAGTGATGCATTTGCCCTTAAAACTACTGCAAAGAAGGTGGGGAATGACTATGTTTTAAATGGGTCTAAAATGTGGATATCAAATTCTGATTTATCTGGGGTATTTTTAGTCATGGCGAATACAGATACCTCAAAG ggATACAAAGGAATTACCTGCTTCATAGTGGATAGAAACACCCCCGGATTCACCATTAACAAACCTGAGGATAAACTTGGAATTGTGGCTTCCGGGACTTGCATGCTCACATTGGAGGATGTGAAAGTACCCAGCTCCCACATTCTTGGAGAGGTTGGACAAGG CTACAAAATAGCGATAGATATATTAAACGAGGGGAGAATAGGAATAGCAGCACAAATGTTAGGATTGGCTCAAGGCTGCTTCGATGCAACGATTCCCTACACGTTAGAAAGACAGCAATTTGGCAAATCAATTTTTAGCTTCCAG GGAATGCAATATCAAATAGCCGAATTGGCAGTTGAAATTGAGGGTGCGAGATTGTTGACATATAACGCCGCCAGATTGTTAGAAACGGGAGTTCCTTACATCAAACAGGCAGCAATGGCAAAATTTTATGCTTCCGAAGTGGCCCAAAGGGCCACCATCAAATGCATAGATTGGATGGGAGGTGTTGGTTTCACCAAAGATTTTCCACAGGAGAAGTTTTATAG aGATGCCAAAATCGGAAGCATTTACGAGGGCACGAGTAACATTCAACTATCTACAATAGCCAAAGCGATTCAAAGGCAGTTTAGTTCATAG